DNA from Rosa rugosa chromosome 6, drRosRugo1.1, whole genome shotgun sequence:
AAGGTCGGGCAAAGTAGCAAGCGCATAGCCATTAGGGTTGTAAGTGGAAATGAGGCTCATCAAGCATCTACAAGTAAATCTCCGATTTTCAACAGTGGGATCGGAAACCATTTTGAGACTTACCATGGAATGACAGCATGGAGACCCCGGAGAAGGGTCCGGTGAGCCATACGTTATGAAGGTGTAGCAAGCGGATACAAGGGCCGTCACGCTGGAGCACTCCATATCTGTAAGGCTAGACACCAATGTCACACTCGATAGCAACATTACCAATACTCCTATCATCAATATTTGGCTCCCCATTTTG
Protein-coding regions in this window:
- the LOC133716974 gene encoding putative non-specific lipid-transfer protein 14, with protein sequence MPMKVCKMGSQILMIGVLVMLLSSVTLVSSLTDMECSSVTALVSACYTFITYGSPDPSPGSPCCHSMVSLKMVSDPTVENRRFTCRCLMSLISTYNPNGYALATLPDLCEVSLGFNIDPNTDCNLIP